The Mytilus trossulus isolate FHL-02 chromosome 13, PNRI_Mtr1.1.1.hap1, whole genome shotgun sequence genome has a segment encoding these proteins:
- the LOC134694906 gene encoding uncharacterized protein LOC134694906 — protein sequence MHSGKNIVDFSFCFQYDRQFWIPIIFLLLQVIGSNCWPSYRFNIPNGNIVPNPCNPTEMWTAVGHGKPKVFAPRNPFGEDFLRSRMTWTRQLCMMDSDGDGRTNGEELGDPTCEWQQKNHTPLSKTVSHPGVCEPIGSPVCAQKPNNYVCPGQRNLDCPSFARNDTEKLHINMTNAHVPIKASSYVCLEVRLPFDQDYHLLAAEPIIDQSKIVDQIQIFACDSGLHSRVYNHPFECGEKPRGDCQSLIGGYSRHENGICFPPKSGYRIGENGCRQMIFQIRYKNPYLNPALYDSSGITLYYTSYLQRFELGNKLISVTHFTLPTGQKTTTITSEYPGECSTMQMSKPIYITGAFIHMHSYGRQQIVELIRDGVPVEVIADGTGFKAHNLKGTHLKKPIRMFPGDSIRTVCWYDTTTAKTPIKWGLLSTNEMCSTSLMYYPRDDWLDATATSFKEIPLCKLQTTGEANGCHFGRLFDAVRQPDATSVALDHCAAEKICTNACASIASVAFTHPCLRGDNYELLQSRLTRKFESLKNFMDALKLCRVEYINNTNVQETITTTTEIPPTVHSNIDLSNFQIPTGGKTQFNNPGIPIPFQKTRQSTSRMGSMQNRRVRPVRTNSPVRTNSIHPQHVIEAIELKQQSEKRLTLAHIQSVPSRRNSVRATPFPTPVFPKQINKSGTRTFSSQGEQNVPSLAPRDPLVAKLANLIHTMHNPSSA from the exons ATGCATAGTGGGAAGAACATAGTTgatttttcgttttgttttcaatacgATAGACAATTTTGGATtccaattatatttttgttgttacaaGTCATTGGTTCAAACTGTTGGCCATCGTATCGATTTAATATTCCTAATGGAAATATTGTTCCAAATCCGTGTAATCCAACCGAAATGTGGACGGCTGTAGGACATGGAAAACCTAAAGTGTTTGCACCAAGAAATCCTTTTGGAGAAGACTTCTTACGAAGTAGAATG aCATGGACCAGACAACTTTGTATGATGGATTCTGATGGAGATGGTCGTACGAATGGGGAGGAGCTCGGCGATCCAACATGTGAATggcaacaaaaaaatcatacacCTTTATCAAAGACAGTTTCACATCCAG GAGTTTGCGAACCGATAGGTAGTCCAGTATGTGCACAGAAACCGAATAATTATGTATGTCCTGGTCAGAGAAATCTTGATTGTCCTTCGTTTGCAAGGAATG ATACAGAAAAGTTACATATCAATATGACTAATGCGCATGTTCCAATAAAAGCATCATCATATGTATGTTTAGAAGTAAGATTACCATTTGACCAGGATTATCATCTTCTTGCTGCAGAACCAATCATAGACCAGTCCAAAATAGTGGACCAAATACAGATATTTGCCTGTG ATTCTGGTCTTCACTCCCGAGTGTATAACCATCCATTTGAGTGTGGCGAGAAACCCCGTGGAGATTGCCAAAGTCTAATAGGTGGTTACTCAAGGCATGAGAATGGAATTTGTTTCCCGCCTAAATCAGGTTATAGAATAGGCGAGAATGGGTGCAGGCAAATGATTTTCCAG ATAAGATATAAAAACCCATATTTGAATCCAGCACTGTATGACAGCTCAGGGATAACTTTGTACTACACTAGTTACCTTCAACGTTTTGAACTTGGAAATAAATTGATTTCGGTTACCCATTTTACACTACCTACTGGACAGAAAACAACCACAATAACATCTGAGTATCCTGGAGAATGTTCTACCATGCAAATGTCCAAACCAATATATATAACAGGTGCATTCATTCATATGCACAGCTATG GCCGTCAACAGATCGTTGAATTAATAAGAGACGGCGTTCCTGTTGAAGTCATAGCCGATGGAACCGGATTCAAAGCACATAATCTAAAGGGAACACA tCTAAAAAAGCCCATTCGAATGTTTCCTGGTGACAGTATAAGGACGGTGTGCTGGTATGACACTACAACTGCGAAGACACCAATCAAGTGGGGTTTACTTTCAACCAATGAAATGTGCTCAACAAGTCTCATGTACTATCCACGAGATGATTGGTTGGATGCCACTGCTACTTCCTTCAAGGAGATTCCTCTCTGCAAGCTGCAGACGACAGGGGAAGCAAACGGTTGTCATTTTGGTCGTTTGTTTGATGCTGTTCGTCAACCAGACGCCACTTCAGTTGCCTTGGACCACTGCGCCGCTGAGAAAATTTGCACCAATGCGTGTGCTTCAATAGCATCAGTTGCGTTCACTCATCCATGTCTTAGGGGAGACAACTATGAATTACTACAATCCCGACTGACAAGAAAGTTcgaaagtttgaaaaattttaTGGATGCTTTAAAGCTATGTCGTGTGGAATATATTAATAATACAAATGTTCAGGAGACAATTACTACTACGACAGAAATTCCACCTACCGTTCATTCAAACAttgatttatcaaattttcagaTTCCAACAGGTGGGAAGACTCAGTTCAACAACCCAGGTATTCCAATACCATTTCAAAAGACTAGACAAAGCACATCAAGAATGGGTTCAATGCAAAATCGACGAGTACGTCCTGTCAGGACAAATAGTCCAGTCAGGACAAACAGTATACATCCACAACATGTTATAGAAGCAATAGAGTTAAAACAACAATCAGAAAAACGTTTAACTCTTGCTCATATACAATCAGTGCCTTCAAGACGTAATTCAGTTAGAGCAACCCCATTTCCAACGCCAGTatttccaaaacaaataaataagagtGGGACAAGAACTTTTTCATCTCAGGGAGAACAGAACGTCCCTTCTTTAGCACCCAGGGATCCTTTAGTAGCAAAGTTGGCGAACTTAATCCATACAATGCACAATCCATCAAGCGCGTAA